From a single Hypanus sabinus isolate sHypSab1 chromosome 7, sHypSab1.hap1, whole genome shotgun sequence genomic region:
- the kcnj11 gene encoding ATP-sensitive inward rectifier potassium channel 11, producing the protein MLARKDLVPEEYVLRLVEDVSRPRYREKQRKVRFVNKNGACNVAHTNIREQGRFLQDVFTTLVDLKWRHTLLIFTMSFLCSWLLFAMIWWLIAFAHGDLNGAAPPAVPCITSLHSFTSAFLFSIEVQVTIGFGGRMITEECPAAITVLIAQNIVGLVINAIMLGCIFMKTSQAQRRAETLIFSKFAVISPRDGRLCLMFRVGDLRKSMIIGASISVQVVRRTTTAEGEVQPLRQIDVLLDNPVGGGAIFLVSPLIIAHVIDRDSPLYHLTAADLQRQDFEVVVILEGVVETTGITTQARTSYLADEILWGHRFVSVVSEDDGRYSVDYSKFGNTVKVPTPPLGAQQLEQEREQAVGSEGRVAAFDISPGARRRSSTPPTQ; encoded by the coding sequence ATGTTGGCCAGAAAGGACCTCGTCCCCGAGGAGTATGTACTGCGGCTGGTGGAGGACGTGTCGCGGCCACGCTACCGGGAGAAGCAACGCAAGGTACGCTTCGTCAATAAGAACGGCGCCTGCAATGTGGCGCACACCAACATCCGAGAGCAGGGCCGCTTCCTGCAGGATGTCTTCACCACACTGGTGGACCTCAAGTGGCGCCATACACTGCTCATCTTCACTATGAGCTTCCTGTGCAGCTGGCTGCTCTTCGCCATGATCTGGTGGCTGATCGCCTTCGCGCACGGCGACCTGAACGGCGCCGCGCCGCCCGCCGTGCCTTGTATCACCAGCCTGCACTCCTTCACCTCAGCCTTCCTCTTCTCCATCGAGGTGCAGGTCACCATCGGCTTCGGCGGCCGCATGATCACCGAGGAGTGCCCGGCTGCCATCACCGTTCTGATCGCGCAGAACATCGTGGGGCTGGTCATTAACGCTATCATGCTGGGCTGCATCTTCATGAAGACGTCGCAGGCGCAGCGGCGCGCCGAGACGCTCATCTTCAGCAAGTTCGCCGTCATCTCGCCGCGGGACGGCCGCCTCTGCCTCATGTTCCGCGTGGGCGACCTGCGCAAGAGCATGATCATCGGAGCCAGCATCAGCGTGCAGGTGGTGCGGCGCACGACCACGGCCGAGGGCGAGGTGCAGCCGCTGCGTCAGATCGACGTGCTGCTCGACAACCCGGTGGGCGGCGGCGCCATCTTCCTCGTCTCGCCGCTCATCATCGCGCACGTTATCGACCGCGACAGCCCGCTCTACCACCTGACGGCCGCCGACCTGCAGCGCCAGGACTTCGAGGTGGTCGTCATACTCGAGGGGGTGGTCGAGACCACCGGCATCACCACCCAGGCCCGCACCTCCTACCTGGCCGACGAGATCCTGTGGGGGCACCGCTTCGTGTCGGTGGTGAGCGAGGACGATGGCCGCTACTCGGTTGACTACTCGAAGTTCGGCAACACTGTCAAGGTGCCCACGCCGCCCCTCGGCGCCCAGCAGCTGGAGCAGGAGCGGGAGCAGGCCGTCGGGAGTGAAGGACGGGTCGCCGCCTTCGACATTTCTCCCGGGGCGAGGAGGAGGTCCTCAACTCCCCCAACCCAATGA